The following proteins are co-located in the Larimichthys crocea isolate SSNF chromosome XXIV, L_crocea_2.0, whole genome shotgun sequence genome:
- the LOC104924782 gene encoding cytochrome P450 1B1, with protein sequence MAMDTEFGVKSSSIIREWSGQVQPALVASFVFLFCLEACLWVRNLRLKRRLPGPFAWPVVGNAMQLGQMPHITFARLAKKYGNVYQIRLGCSDIVVLNGDKAIHQALIQHSREFAGRPNFVSFQMISGGRSVTFTNYSKQWKVHRKIAQSSLRAFSSANSQTKKAFEQHITAEAMELVQVFLRRSTHGRYFDPVQEFTVAAANIMCALCFGKRYGHEDVEFRSLLKKVNKFGETVGAGSLVDVMPWLQSFPNPVRSVYENFKNLNEEFFSFVKDKVVEHRESFNPDVTRDMSDAIINVIEHGKDKVLEKEFVEATVTDLVGAGQDTMSTAMQWIILLLVKHPDIQAKLHELIDKAVGQDRLPSTEDRSNLAYLDAFIYETMRFTSFVPVTIPHSTTSDVTIEGLHIPKDTVVFINQWSVNHDPLKWKDPHIFDPSRFLDENGALDKDVTNGVMIFSSGKRRCIGDQIAKVQVFLFTAILLHQCSFESDPSEPPTLDCSYGLTLKPLRCCVSAKLRGKLLGLVSPA encoded by the coding sequence ATGGCAATGGACACTGAGTTTGGtgtgaagagcagcagcatcatcagggAATGGAGCGGACAGGTCCAGCCTGCTCTGGTTGCCTCCTTcgttttcctcttctgtctggaAGCCTGTCTGTGGGTCAGGAACCTCAGACTCAAGAGAAGACTCCCGGGACCCTTCGCCTGGCCGGTGGTGGGCAACGCCATGCAGCTGGGCCAGATGCCTCACATCACCTTTGCCAGGCTAGCCAAAAAATACGGCAACGTTTACCAGATACGACTAGGTTGCAGCGATATTGTGGTTCTGAATGGGGACAAGGCGATTCATCAGGCTTTGatacagcacagcagagagTTTGCAGGCAGACCAAACTTTGTCTCTTTCCAGATGATCTCTGGAGGCAGGAGTGTGACATTTACTAATTACAGCAAACAGTGGAAAGTGCACAGGAAAATAGCCCAGTCCAGCCTCAGAGCTTTTTCCTCTGCAAACAGTCAGACCAAAAAAGCCTTTGAGCAACATATTACAGCCGAGGCCATGGAACTGGTGCAGGTATTTTTGCGCCGCAGCACTCATGGACGGTATTTTGACCCTGTTCAAGAATTTACAGTAGCTGCTGCAAATATCATGTGTGCTCTGTGCTTTGGGAAGCGATACGGACACGAGGATGTGGAGTTCAGGTCCCTCTTAAAAAAGGTGAACAAGTTTGGAGAGACGGTGGGAGCAGGTAGCTTGGTAGATGTCATGCCCTGGCTTCAGTCTTTTCCTAATCCAGTCCGCAGCGTCTATGAAAACTTCAAAAACCTCAACGAGGagtttttcagctttgtgaaaGATAAAGTGGTGGAGCACAGAGAGTCCTTCAATCCTGATGTGACCCGGGACATGAGCGACGCCATCATAAATGTGATTGAGCATGGGAAGGACAAGGTACTGGAGAAAGAGTTTGTTGAAGCAACAGTCACAGATCTAGTTGGAGCAGGTCAAGACACAATGTCAACTGCCATGCAGTGGATCATCCTGCTCCTGGTCAAACACCCAGACATTCAAGCCAAACTACATGAACTCATAGACAAAGCAGTGGGCCAGGACAGACTGCCATCGACTGAGGACAGAAGCAACCTGGCATACCTGGACGCCTTCATCTATGAGACCATGCGCTTCACCAGCTTTGTCCCTGTCACCATCCCACACTCCACAACCTCAGATGTCACTATTGAAGGTCTCCACATCCCCAAAGACACGGTGGTCTTCATCAATCAGTGGTCCGTCAACCATGACCCTCTGAAGTGGAAGGACCCACATATCTTTGACCCCTCACGCTTCCTTGATGAAAACGGGGCTCTTGATAAGGACGTGACCAACGGCGTGATGATTTTTTCTTCGGGTAAGAGACGTTGTATCGGCGATCAGATCGCCAAGGTGcaagtgtttttattcacagcCATCCTGCTGCACCAGTGTAGCTTTGAGAGCGACCCCTCTGAGCCCCCTACACTTGACTGCTCTTACGGGCTCACGCTGAAGCCACTCCGATGCTGTGTCAGTGCCAAGCTCAGGGGGAAGCTTCTTGGCTTAGTTTCTCCGGCATGA
- the gchfr gene encoding GTP cyclohydrolase 1 feedback regulatory protein, producing MPYMLISTQIRLENGPTNVGDEYSDPSVMNYLGARKTTMLGNNFSEYHVDDPPRLVLDKLEKIGFRVLTMTGVGQTLVWCLHKDTN from the exons ATGCCTTACATGCTCATCAGTACGCAGATCCGACTG GAGAATGGTCCAACAAACGTGGGAGATGAATATTCTGATCCATCTGTCATGAATTACCTTGGAGCAAGGAAAACAACCATGCTGGGAAACAATTT TTCCGAGTACCATGTGGATGACCCACCTCGCCTGGTGCTGGACAAGCTGGAGAAGATCGGCTTTCGCGTGCTGACGATGACGGGGGTTGGACAGACGCTGGTGTGGTGTCTCCATAAGGATACAAACTAG